CCATACAATTTACCGTGAAGTAgacaaatttttggttaaaaaggGACAGCAGTCAACCATGGTGTAGGGTGAAAAAAAGTAAGCTCGCCTCTGTAAAGACCCCATTTTTGGCTAAGAGGAGTTAAAATGTCATAAGGGGGGAAGGcgttattatttctttatatatttgaaattatccaAAGAATTGGCAGCGTAAAGTCGACTAGATATAAGAAAGACCTACCTTCATGAAGTTTAGGATCAAAAACTATGCGTACGCATTCGTGTATCTatgtttaaagtaaattttttttgttttggtaatgacataataacaataaaacagtatgaattttaatttgatgaaaacAATACTATTTCAGTAGGTAAGTAGGTGCTGATtagcttatattattttatttacacacaCATTAATTGAACAGAGAGAATTCAAGTACACGTGACAAAACACAACGGCATTCCTCACATTCCCATTTAGTACATTTTAtagtagggtaagatgtagtacctagatTCAAATATACAGTATATGCATTGGAATCATTCTGTGGTTTCTCGACATATATTTACGGGAcagcatttgtattgaaatgagggTAATTTACCGGAATTCGGGTAGGTTGAAGACCGATTGTCAATGTGCCTTTGTTTGCAGATAAAATCGGCGTGATTGATCGATCCACAGTGAAGTATTTCTATCAAATTTCcggtcaaaataaaatgaagggatttttatgctcaaaattgttaaaaaactatttagatGCAAAAATACCTTtcttttggaaataatttaaacaaattttcgtcATCATATTCGTCTTCACCATATTTGTTTTTcgaattaattcattttcttcttcaatttttttttttaatttctcctGTTTCTGAGCcactttttgtcttatttatgtTTGATTTTTGTTTCCACGTAACGTGATTGTGgaattataagttttaaagtTCACTGGGAAACTGTTTTCTCCATTTTTGGGAATTTTGCCTTAAgcaattttaatctattattatcttagtcttaaaagaaaaggcgTAAGTTCGCGCaagattttttcataaacatataatagaatacttaaactttgccttgttacaaaatttttgccTGACAATACTtgacacataaacaaaaagctttgagcctgataattttcatcaaaaatattaccttttttaacagcaaatatgaatcacaaataattcattatattaatagaaacttAAACATTAAATACTAGTAAATAAAGCACAAATCTTTCTCTTCAATatccaataaaaatgtttacttaaTTGCACTtacaaacacagtaaacgtaaattgaatgataCGGTAAATCAAGCAGGCAACAATAACATGCATCAATAAGAGTAGGTAGATTACGGCTTACAAAACAAGTGATGTTGAGGTAACTTAAGTGGCTTGTTTGTAATGGAGTGGCCATTTAACTGcaccaaaaacaattttgaatgcAAAACAGAAGGGTTGAGTTATCTGACttttgaccagaaatttgataaaaatactcCACTGTACGATCCTAGATAAATCAGAGAGTGATCCATGATGAATAATGATGTTGTGAATTACACTTCAATTATCATATTTCACATGTTTTTATcgagttatttaatatttaaaatctcGAATAAATACAGTGTTAAGTAAGCAATAGTCGCcctggtagctcagttggttaaggcataaccaattcTGTTCGCGCTATTCCcagggtagcgagttcgattcccaCTATTGcaagttgtgatgggctggtgtagtgcatgatatgtgcatgaaggaggtgcactcagcctatGAAATTCaggagttgataaatgaaattatcagcgtaaaagttggtaaaacacatatatggtatcacaatgggctctatagtctaagtgtgtctttcgtggacagccaatattacCTAACTTAAGCAAGGGATACAAATGGTATAAACAAAGATAAATGATGGTTTTAAAAAAgacctaaattttaattttgaaccaGGTACCACAACTTCCCGTATACATaggtaataatatattgtatttaatgttctgttaatgtacaattttttatactataCCTACAATTATAGATAGATAATAAATAGCATAGgtgtttattcaaaatattataagtggTACTTAATTATAGACAAAAGGTATTAACTATTAACATACTTAATTAGGTTGTTGAATCAAAAAtaatgatcaatttttatattttattaggtaCAATTCTTTATCATAACTATAATATCGAAAATaaccgaaaaaaatattttaatttaatatgtacGAGCACAaaggcaaatttaaaaaaaagctcaaaatgatttttacatttttattcagttatgttcttacttatatatattcctgaaatgtttattataaatatagaatAGAGGAATCAAAGAAATATGTCTGATATTATGGTTTGACATACAAATGAAGGTGGTAACCAGTTCTCTAACTTTGAATATGGGCCGTATTTTATCAACTCATCAAAATATATACGAAATAATATTTCGTTCGtcaatttatgttaaattttttttggattctgttttaaaaatagggatccaaatatttgttataatcgAAAAAAGTTTGATCAAATCGGgtgaattttcattatattttttctaagaagGTATGAGCAAAGTTTCGGAAGTGCACCCAAAAGCAACTACATAGCCCAGTAGTTGTAATTTTGATACCTTTATTTTAATCATAccgaaattataatttatatcaatcGATTGATGTATCAAATTCCCAAATTTTTACGTTAGTGGTTTAAGCATAAATTGGGAAAAACCAAATtgtatacaacaaaaaaatatattcttgtaataaaatccatattaataaatataatataattcctGTCACCAATGTAAAGACTATGTCCTACACCAATGTAAAGACTAAAACAATACGAtgacgtattattatgaaagacAAGTTGGCTACGTTCTCGATTGATTAAACACagatacaaaaaaagtattaaaaaactgtattaataaaaatacttcattCCACATCCACATTGTATACAGAATTTATTAGGAATGCCACACAACCTCTATATACGCGTATAACGAATTCGTGGTCTCTtaccaaaattatttcgaaaagaaGACCAAACGATCTTCTTCTGGTCGCCATATTCGTGCTCAATGATTACGAAATCCGCccagtaacgagtttggactgattttataacgaatttcccgaaaactctaAGTTAAGACGGAGATACCGTTTTCCCTGGACACCAGGTtactctgagaccaattctgacacgatattcgtgttcaaggaccccaaaaacccccgaataacaagtttgaaatcaatttcgtcactatatatatattgtgtCATGTCTGATTCCAAACTTTGATAACTATGCTTTTCCAGGATGCTTTATCCTGGGCTTTATGGATAAGATCTGTGttgattttaagttttgtaattGGCAAAAtggtgtttaaaaattttgttttttttttcgacttattCCTCTTTTTCCAATCATTTTCCCTGTTAAAGAAAGGTGTTCTAGCTTTTGCATTCGTATGATATGACCAAGAAATTCCAATTGCCTCTTTCGAATCCACTTTATTAAGCATTTATCTATTTCTACCTTTTTCCACACTTTATcgtttgaaataaaatctttccaactaattttgaaatttcttctCCAAAATCACACTTCACAAGCttcgttttttttaactatactaTCGGATATAGTCCAAGTTTCACATCCGTATGTTAGAACCGACCACACACAAGTCTTTTAAAGTTTATGCTTAAGTCTAATGTCactgatttattaaaaagtatctacttatttttattaattatttttttttaaattagattctAATGGAAAAAAAACCCTAGATAGCCGCAGAAACGTAGCAATGAagtacgaaaaatttgaacagtaagtccaATTTGAATAGGTTTTtcagcattcgattcgttagagcgtcaggaaattttgtaacctaaaatgatttataagaaattaaaaatatgtcttttgCATAAATAATGTGCATTTTATAAtggcattttaaattaaccgtaaatataactaattcacaattcggttataATAGTAATGACAATGATTCCATACTTACTTCCGTTGCTCGGGGTTACATAACACACGCGAAACTTCCACACATACAGGATCAAAGGTTATATTTCCTCCAAACTATTTCGTGGATAGAGGTAATAAAATACAACTGAGTAATATCTCCCTTGTAATAAACTGTGGAATACCATCGTCATCAACTGGATTGTAAAACTTCTGATGAGTGAGCTGGTAAATCAAACCACAGCTACAGTTCAAAGTAATATAATTACTATCACAATACAATAGATATTAATTAACACTTTTTTCTAAGTTAGCGGTATTCCAATTTCTTATCATTAAATGAACTAAATTtacattctaataaaaaaattatgtaatattttcatattgaactactaaattttttgctgcatttattaataatcatattgTACTTATTTAGGTTTTTTGTTCACATACATCCGATTCAAAGCCGAATACTGTGTgataaattggaattttttttagtaacctTGATCAATagctattttctataaaattgaaCTGACTGATTTGAAAAAATGTGTATACTTACAGATCTTAcctatggaaatttttatttgttcaagaGGAAGAACTGTTATGTATGAAAGGATTTTAAAACTGCTCCATTATTTTGTGTAAAGTCTTTAGATTCATGCTTTGAGATCTGAGAACTGAAAACAAATATCAACAAATATGATCGTCATATTAACAGCAGCGTAAAGAATTTAAACGGTAGCCGTGCCACGGTCTTAAGAATTAAAATCCAAaccagaatttttttataaccattttatttttaatacaattgaatagtttttttggtTCAAATGTAAAGCCGATTAAAATACacttttcttgataaaaaaatactagcAATTGATTGATTATACACCTAACAGAACAATGTTATAAAACCACCTGTGTGAGTTAGTGacctgaatttatattttaagattacgTTTTGACATAACAAAGATCctttgtatacaaattataaaaaatatctttttttgacaatttttaacgCGTCTGATGTAGTTGAAAATACATTACaggaaatattgattttatttattaaaatgttgctCTTATATATAAGGGATGATtcaccaggtacctcggagagTCGCAGACCACTTCTGttgcgatattcgtgttcagcgacccaaAAAATTatcgagtaacaagtttggaatcatttacatcactattaaccgaattgagaatttatatatttaggtacggtcaatttaaaatgcatattatttgtgcaaattgcaaatttttaatttcttataaatcaatttaggtcacaataTGTTCTGACTCTCTTACCAATCGAATGCAGCAAACCGCTttcaaatccgtcttactgtTTACATTTTCGAATTTCAGTTCTTCATTTCCGCGACTAGCAACGATTTAAGTTTATGcatgatttatataaaataaacttcgaaaactaaaaaccccgacaattacagaatcgcgctcttaaaactatgaaaacaagaaaattttttcatctgaaattgttatgataattaaaatcgtcattacagttgGGGGAATTCTTTTCGGTcttgtggaaaactgtttaatcttagaggtccccaGACGAAGAagaatttaagtttaaattttttttaatgaagattttacttttactattttcttgttttcatacttttaagagcgcgattctgtaattgtcggggttcgGGGTTTGGGTTTtggaagtttattttatataaaccatGCATAAACTTAAATCATTGCTAGTCGCGGAAATGAAGCActgaaattcgaaaatttgaatagtaagacggatttgaatgcaGTTTGCTGCATTCgatcgaactttattttatttaaaccattttggagTTATAATTTCGTGAAAAAGTGTAacaacatatttgaaaagtgctattATAAAAAAGAGAGTTTCATGTCCGCTAGAAACGCCGAATtgaatttattcgaaaacaaaacccCATTGACAACCAGTCTTAACCCTACCTGCACTCAAGATGTTGCTCGAATGTATCAGGGATGATCCTGCACTCTGATAAAACATCCTTTTTGTACACAAGTGCTGTTCAATAAATAGGAATAGCTACCGAGACACTAAaagagtaattttaaatttcagaaataacgtctttattaattattttgaatatttaatccGCTTTACaagaacaattaaaataaaattattttcactagaataataatttcataattagtCACAATAAGATATGCTGTTTGTTACTTATTATACTGGTTTAAAGTATAATACAGACATATACAGCGATATTAGAaagatattattacatatttattaattttctgatacttaattattgttttcaacacGAAAAACTGAAAAGTATTATTAGTACAAgggacggtataaggtcgattttcaccCATTTGATAGCCagttgagacatattttttatgaaattttattgatttctatcgaaaagtattcatggctatttttaatttcataaattttaaataattttttgcttgaacGATTTCTTTCAGGCAAGCCTAGaccattattttcgttaaaaatatctttctgCTGATACCAATTTCGGTTGGTTAACAAATCGGTGTAGTTACTTATATTGACTTATCTGTTCATACTTGATGAGGTAACTTCACCAATCTATTAGGTAATCGAAattagtatcagaagaaagataatttaattacgaaattaatGGTATAAGATTGCctaaaaaaaccgttcatggaaaaaattaattatattaaaaatagtcatgaacacttttcgatagaaaaactatgataggcatctttaaaaatcaataaaatttcatcaaaaatatgtctcatctggttatcaaatgAGTGAAGACCGACCTTATGCCGTCTCTTAGACCATACGATAATCAAGGCATTtacaaaggaaaataaaattttaagaaagtaTACACTATGTGTGCGTTGTATattgtttgtatgaaattatgttatcgaatatgttttttattgtgttataactttTGAATGCATTAATCCGAtcattatgaaattttcaatttttgtttgattgtgAATATGAGGAATTGATTTCATTAGTTTGGTAGTCAAAACGTGACGTTTGAGAGGAATGGGCACAAAACCAGGATTATCTCGGTTATTatagtaaaatagaaatttaagttgtagaaaattaattgatttatcattcttctttatttatttttttattttattttttatttttttgctgtatttatgtatttatttattcttattattaattttaattttatttatctttcaatTTACACGATAAAGTATGATTGAAACTTCACTATACGAGATAaagacttaaaatattataaagaatttatttctCTTTTTCTTTATCAACATTGGAAGCGAAATTAACATCTTAACATAAACAAtgttgatgaaaataaattttactataattcataatttaatacaataattaattgatttagaaAGCTCTTGGTTTTGCCACCAAAGGCCATATCCACCACAACTTATTAAAGATGTGAGTGCcctcttcaataaaaaaaagtatgttgtgtacattatttagaaaacatttttaaagacAGAACCAAATAAAGTCTAGTAATCGATTTAATAGGAAGTTATGCACAATGGGGtcatttttaagtgaaaatatattattttgggaTAAATTCGTATTTGTTTCTTTGATGTTGTTATGCAGACATAACAAAAgcgaaaattatatagaatttcTATGGTACAAGAGACAATCATAAGAAATCCTTTCACTGGAGTAGACAGAGGTTTATcaattaaaacctttttttaggTCTGTAGTTTCAagttctttttttcttaaaatcttaaaatcgcGCTATCGTTGTTAAATAAGAACGTAAGTGGATACATTCATCAAAAAGAACTTTTCTAAATCAACAGAAAATACATCCGTACAAACATACTTGCTCTATTTCGAACATCTTCAGtgtacaaattgataaaatttcttaaaaatgaaaaaatgcaaaaactgCTTCAGtgtacaaattgataaaatttcttacaaatgaaaaaatgtaaaaattactatacaattttcatcTCTTTTGAACTCCCAAATCTGTCTATAATTTCTAGATATACTGTCACTCTAAATGCTTCGCGACCAGATAATGAAGAAGTGATATTTCGACAGATTCATCTGCTGTGAGCTTTCTCGTCCATATCCTCATTGTGTCCTTTTCTTTGACTATTCAATTCCTGACTGATATAAGATTTGTAtgccatgtatatttcatatacatggcatACAAAAAGCACCAATGTGCTTTCATCCCTCCTCCTGATTCCGATTTATTACTATATGATCATCAGATTAACAAAGCGGAAGTGTGTATACAAGACATTCATTCTTAAAGAAATcaactatacaaaaaaaaaatgcaaacttacctattgaaaataaatttgttaattttctagaaaaaagattaaatagaaaagatttgaatttaaatttcttagaaattgtAAGTATGTATAAGGGAAATCatcattaaagaaaatatataataaatagaattgatttatttaaaatatatgataactAATGCAGTTTACGTtacatagaaatatttttaaattcataacgATAAAATCTACGTTCTTGGTATATATTTACAAGCTAACGTATAACGTGAAACCAAGGCTTATGAACCATTGtgtcatattaattaatatttataatttttctgttaTAATCACTCAACTACTAAACATAGTAtctagtacagtaaaagatgttacaaaaatcggctaataaaggaaaataaagGAAACCGCTTGCATTTtactaaaacctcatggaatgtgtttcttgggTGCCAAATATCActagtaaggcatgagttatTTGCGCAAATttgttaatcaataaaatttttacttaaataaaacgGTCAAGCAAAAGTTTTCTTACCCAtgctaaaaataaactttttataatatataacttcGAAATGAATCTTTCACATTCAGGCTTGGGTGAAAATCAGAAACTGACTTTGACCAATTTTTGACACCCAAAGTCGAAACGATGTTATCATTCGATGTCAATACAAAACTGAGCCAGTCTAGGTTTTCAAACTTGGTCCAATGCTTAACAAATTCCACCCAGATTATAAATTCGTTTTATATAACTCcgttttaaatcgattttttaggTTTTGAAGATGTCATAACAGTCTGaaagatgttataaaaatgGCGGCTGATTCCAGCAATTTAGAGGGGATTCCCAAAGAACAAATCACTATTTCTTAGAAACACATTAAAAATCTTCGATACAGGACCCCTCAGTACTAAATACCCACTGATTTTCTCCCAAATAGTAACAGTAACGATAACGATGAATCAAAgctgaaaaatgtttaatttaaaatgtttatctaatGGTTAAACGACTCAAAAGACCGACCATtttcatctaggttacctagaaaactaaaactttttcaatcgattcaacttgccatgaatttagagaaaatgtaaaaatatatttataatttgtcaatttgtattttttgtcaaaattttatattttataatttaaaaaaattgagttgtgaaagttatcagaagttaaagataacagagataatttaaagtaagtacaaggaaatttttatgttatgtcacaataaatatcctgatcaaaccacaAGTAACGtgcgcacatattgggttgactacaaaatcagaaatatgtcttttttaaacttatattacaattaatttatacagtaaaaactaaaagtagctataaaattctttaaagaatcaaacaagtatttgacttcaaaaattaataccttaaattttcagaaaaatatcttgtaaatataaaaagtaagcactacatttataatatccCAAGGTACGAAatgaacatagttcctaccgggtgttccAAGACACTTATcgttctttttataccatgcatatatgaaatatacatagtatattaagtttagtcccaagtttgtaacgcttaaaaataatgatgctaggaaaaaaattttgtcatagctgttcataaaatcacctaattagtccatttccggttgtccgtccgtccgtccgtctgtggacacgataactcaaaaacgaaaaaagatattgagctgaaatttttacagcgtactcaggacgtaaaaagtgaggtcaagttcgtaaatgagcatcataggtcaattgggtcttgggtccgtaggacccatcttgtaaatagttagagatagaacaaaagtttaaatgtaaaaaatgttcctcataaaaaaataaaaaaatttttgtttgaaacatttttttgtaaacatcactgtttacccacgagggcgttaattaggtgcaagttttatagtatgtattaatataggaatatcagttgtgtgtgtgtctatttaaaagtgaatatcttttgttatttacgtcaaaaaaacaaacgattgcgcatcaacactgtctatacatttttgttttatataagttttattaatacaaaattaaattatgcacATAAAACGCAAGCGCCTCCAAcacgttttattttttcttcagcTGATTTTGAGAAGAATTTTGCTTTTACAATAACTGGTTGTTTTGGAATACGTCCTTTGCCCAATAATTTGTAATAACCAGCCTTAACAATTTCTATAACTGGGACTTTATCATCTTTAGTTTCCTTGTACTTCAATCGTGTTTGTTCACTAACTAAAGTCCATAATTTGTCTAAATTCAAAGCTGGAcaccattttgtattttttcttaaatggtAATTCCTCATACCTAACTTTCCAAAATATCCAGGATGGTATTTGTCGAAGTTGATTCTATGATGATGCATACCACCAGCATTACCACGACCTCCAGGATGTTTACGATGTTTGCCAATACGACCATGTCCATGGCTCACATGTCCTCTCAACTTCCTGGTCTTCTTCTTGTGTGTTGACATCTTGATGCAAGTCTACAAAAgacacatttttgtatgtgttatgtgataaagaaatcaacactgactatgcatggtatttcaacaattaactcagtcaattgtttcttttcacttgttatttttatatctaatctgagataattttattaacgtGTACATAAAATGAATTGTTAACGTGTGAGTAGACATTTCGTAAAATCATATGTATATAATTGgagttaaatattatat
The Chrysoperla carnea chromosome 4, inChrCarn1.1, whole genome shotgun sequence genome window above contains:
- the LOC123297573 gene encoding 60S ribosomal protein L27a-like, encoding MSTHKKKTRKLRGHVSHGHGRIGKHRKHPGGRGNAGGMHHHRINFDKYHPGYFGKLGMRNYHLRKNTKWCPALNLDKLWTLVSEQTRLKYKETKDDKVPVIEIVKAGYYKLLGKGRIPKQPVIVKAKFFSKSAEEKIKRVGGACVLCA